In Mercurialis annua linkage group LG5, ddMerAnnu1.2, whole genome shotgun sequence, a single genomic region encodes these proteins:
- the LOC126681625 gene encoding uncharacterized protein LOC126681625, translating to MHLWEVIDEAHSAFIAGRKTIDNALLGFGCLHVTKKANRKINISIALKLDMFKAYDRVEWTFLEAIIQKIGFCWKWIDQILNYISYVASSYLLNGDIDGNIVPLRGLRQGDFLSPFLFLICAQGVSSLINAANKKLITRLKIVESCSISDLFFADDSLLFARENLRECRLIRDLL from the coding sequence ATGCATCTATGGGAGGTTATTGATGAAGCACATAGTGCTTTCATTGCAGGAAGAAAAACTATTGATAATGCCTTGCTTGGTTTTGGATGCTTGCATGTGACTAAGAAAGCCAATAGGAAAATTAACATCTCCATAGCCCTTAAGCTTGACATGTTCAAAGCCTATGATAGAGTGGAGTGGACATTCTTAGAAGCTATTATACAAAAGATAGGTTTTTGTTGGAAGTGGATTGATCAAATCCTTAACTACATCTCTTATGTTGCTTCTTCTTATTTGTTAAATGGTGATATTGATGGTAACATTGTCCCTTTGAGAGGACTGAGGCAAGGGGATTTTCTCTCCCCTTTCCTCTTCCTTATTTGCGCTCAGGGGGTGTCAAGCCTAATTAATGCTGCAAACAAAAAGCTTATCACAAGGCTGAAAATTGTAGAGAGCTGTAGCATTTCCGACCTCTTCTTTGCAGATGATAGTCTGTTATTTGCAAGAGAAAATCTAAGAGAGTGTAGACTGATTAGAGACTTATTGTAG
- the LOC126681626 gene encoding uncharacterized protein LOC126681626 has protein sequence MALFLPRFVVLRSNNDKYLRYVRDGKLRNLIKCDGQEIISPVSKFKIEKAKSHRDLVHIRCCYTNKYLRRRDEEALTVGATADAADEDQSKWSCTLFKLLPVDDKTFHFRHVESGCNLYQWRSTDDYDGCLFIATSDDDEDARGSDLFSFTDWESLVILPKHVVFKGDNGKYLRYRGNDSDDGDDHMEFGCDDIGSIKLTSEPVTNYDGSVCFKLDYNEKFWEATPNWIFPTSANPKTWFRPVKLAPVSGKDNIIALKCLGNDKFCRRTDYDGTVDCLAAATWASTIDKEANLQVEEPILNREVYDVSFRLDDMRVYKEQVLVLASDETTNMTGTEIKDSELSLAYEDTKTSSYANSLSVQTSIEMGFEANIPLLEGALSLGVSSSFSIEYGEKYSWAETKSKTNQLSAVIKVVVPPKTRVKVDLVATKGFCDVPFSYAQRDTLTSGQQFTYIKDDGVYTGSNYFGFNFVVKEEPLAG, from the coding sequence ATGGCGCTATTCCTTCCTAGGTTTGTTGTGTTGAGATCAAACAATGACAAGTATTTGCGTTACGTTAGAGACGGAAAGTTGCGCAATCTGATTAAATGCGACGGACAGGAGATTATTAGTCCTGTATCCAAGTTCAAAATAGAGAAAGCCAAGAGCCACAGAGATTTAGTCCATATAAGATGCTGCTACACCAACAAATACCTTCGACGCCGTGACGAAGAAGCATTAACTGTGGGCGCAACAGCTGATGCAGCCGACGAGGACCAATCCAAATGGTCATGCACCCTCTTCAAGCTCCTTCCTGTAGATGACAAAACCTTTCACTTCCGGCACGTCGAAAGCGGCTGTAATCTCTACCAGTGGCGATCAACTGATGACTATGACGGCTGCTTATTTATCGCAACTTCCGACGATGACGAGGACGCCCGTGGGAGCGATCTCTTCTCATTCACCGACTGGGAGTCACTTGTGATACTGCCCAAACATGTGGTATTCAAGGGAGACAACGGCAAGTATTTACGTTACCGCGGTAATGATAGCGATGATGGCGATGATCATATGGAATTTGGGTGTGATGATATTGGGTCTATAAAACTTACTAGCGAACCTGTTACTAATTATGACGGCAGTGTCTGTTTTAAGCTGGATTACAATGAAAAATTCTGGGAGGCAACTCCAAATTGGATATTTCCAACCTCAGCCAATCCGAAGACATGGTTTCGGCCGGTGAAACTTGCGCCAGTTTCAGGTAAAGACAATATTATTGCTCTCAAATGTTTGGGCAATGACAAATTTTGCCGTCGAACCGATTACGACGGTACCGTAGATTGTCTGGCAGCTGCAACCTGGGCCTCGACGATAGACAAAGAGGCGAATCTGCAGGTGGAAGAGCCCATCCTGAATAGGGAAGTTTACGATGTGAGTTTCCGTCTGGATGACATGAGGGTATACAAGGAACAAGTTCTAGTTCTGGCATCCGATGAAACCACCAACATGACTGGTACCGAAATTAAGGATTCTGAACTGAGTTTGGCGTACGAAGACACGAAAACGAGCAGCTATGCGAATAGCCTCTCGGTTCAAACTAGTATCGAAATGGGATTTGAAGCCAACATTCCACTGCTTGAAGGTGCATTATCCCTTGGAGTGTCGTCTAGCTTTTCAATTGAGTACGGAGAGAAATACTCGTGGGCGGAGACAAAGAGCAAGACCAACCAACTGTCTGCTGTCATTAAAGTTGTAGTGCCTCCGAAGACGAGAGTGAAAGTAGATTTGGTGGCCACCAAGGGATTCTGCGATGTTCCCTTTTCTTATGCTCAACGCGACACTCTTACCAGTGGCCAACAGTTTACTTATATTAAGGACGACGGGGTTTATACCGGCAGCAATTACTTTGGATTCAACTTTGTCGTCAAGGAGGAGCCACTCGCCGGCTGA
- the LOC126681627 gene encoding uncharacterized protein LOC126681627: MFTENIRFSVHNGVTISFWSDRWSKAGTMEVLFPRLFNLSRQKTASFAAVAASSWAWRRRLRLTEKSELDGIIGHMNQITLNSCPDKINWSKARGIYTANSFCNLFRQGSAEGNSTFSLAWSSVSPPKIMFFISLALHRRVSSLSLLHSRNIVAADAIHCSLCNQVETQEHILIHCDFATSVWNRIISKVGLSLVLLYYLQDFLQQWRTLIPSRGKLKLWHSPWDVTIWELWKCRNKRLYNDSTTEIEEVVFRCFTSACLYVKCNDSSISYSGLDFYRNPDCILFH; this comes from the coding sequence ATGTTTACTGAAAACATCCGCTTCTCAGttcataatggcgtgacaattTCCTTCTGGTCAGACAGATGGAGTAAAGCAGGTACAATGGAAGTTTTGTTTCCTCGTCTGTTCAACTTATCAAGGCAGAAAACAGCGTCATTTGCAGCTGTTGCTGCGTCGTCTTGGGCATGGAGAAGAAGGTTGCGATTGACAGAGAAAAGTGAGCTTGATGGTATTATCGGTCACATGAATCAGATCACTCTGAACTCTTGTCCAGATAAAATTAACTGGTCGAAAGCTAGAGGAATTTACACTGCAAACAGCTTTTGTAATCTGTTCAGACAAGGCTCAGCTGAAGGAAACAGTACGTTCTCATTGGCTTGGTCTTCAGTTTCTCCTCCAAAAATTATGTTCTTCATTTCGCTTGCCTTACACCGACGTGTTTCATCGTTATCTTTGCTCCACAGTAGGAACATTGTAGCAGCAGATGCAATTCACTGCTCTCTTTGTAACCAGGTTGAAACCCAAGAACACATTCTAATCCATTGTGATTTTGCTACTTCGGTTTGGAACCGTATTATCTCTAAAGTTGGTTTATCGTTGGTCTTGCTGTATTATCTTCAGGATTTTCTTCAACAATGGCGTACTCTTATTCCGTCAAGAGGTAAGTTGAAACTTTGGCATTCACCGTGGGATGTTACTATTTGGGAATTGTGGAAATGTAGAAACAAAAGGTTATATAATGATAGCACAACGGAGATCGAAGAAGTAGTATTTAGATGCTTCACATCGGCATGTCTTTATGTCAAATGTAATGACTCTAGCATTTCATATTCGGGTTTAGATTTCTATAGAAACCCGGATTGTATTCTTTTTCATTGA
- the LOC126681628 gene encoding uncharacterized protein LOC126681628, which yields MSLPLKFISWNCRGRLLNPHKQKAIRSLISTNNMGFIGLIESKREVVDDFLVRKLWPNSDFGYSFVPSSGAFGGLILMWNYVLVKSANILQGSRWLSMDFIWFGKPIRHILVYASNSAADRILFWDTLKPLTAFTGLVILSGDFNEVIDISERTNYSGYNASMLALKDFINSSELMDIPLQGRAFTWYNSYSRSRIDRCFVSSNSATDWPFLSLTALPRGRSDHTPILFKSDNDYDWGPKPFRSINAWWDNADFEKFVSSSWNLLSSLGKNQNLVYKLKIFRQLIKEWNLNVFGNQSKHITELSNLINSLETAQDTRVLNNSELEQLVSWKNELWKAEQHMDSIWAQKSRINWYLKGDRNTKFYHSVASVHYRSNFISEIESDSTVYTTPTDIRLHIRNYFSNLFSSNNDLNFDLSNLHFKSVSSSYAAQLIKPFTELEIYNALSSCGMSKAPGPDEFNFFFYRKAWSYLKHDIMNMFSSFYNTSRLPKGLNSSFMVLIPKVTGSNNLKDYRPISLVNGIYKLLSKVLSCRLAPIFPSIISDNQNAFIKGQSILDCSLIANDLLHLANKRKDKLWIQNCLATGFTSVLVNGSPVSPFRLQRGVRQGDPISPFLFVIALESLNSILTKAMDIELIRGFSFDVNSAPISQLQIR from the exons ATGTCGTTGCCTTTGAAATTCATCTCGTGGAATTGTAGAGGCAGATTGCTTAATCCTCATAAACAAAAGGCTATTAGATCTTTAATTTCAACTAATAACATGGGCTTCATTGGGTTAATAGAATCAAAGAGAGAAGTTGTTGATGATTTCTTGGTTCGTAAATTATGGCCAAACTCTGATTTTGGCTACTCCTTTGTTCCATCTTCAGGAGCATTTGGTGGTTTGATCTTAATGTGGAATTATGTTCTTGTCAAATCGGCTAACATATTGCAGGGGTCAAGATGGCTTTCTATGGACTTCATATGGTTTGGTAAACCTATCAGACATATTCTCGTTTATGCAAGTAACTCAGCTGCTGATCGCATCTTATTTTGGGATACTTTGAAGCCATTAACGGCTTTTACGGGACTTGTTATTTTAAGTGGCGATTTTAATGAAGTGATTGATATTTCAGAAAGAACAAATTATTCTGGTTATAATGCGTCCATGCTAGCCCTAAAAGACTTCATAAACAGTTCTGAGCTTATGGATATTCCTCTCCAAGGTCGAGCCTTCACTTGGTATAATTCGTATTCGAGGTCTCGCATTGACAGATGTTTTGTTTCTAGTAATTCAGCAACCGATTGGCCGTTTCTTTCTCTCACAGCTCTGCCTAGAGGCCGTTCCGACCACACTCCGATTCTCTTTAAGTCTGATAATGATTACGACTGGGGACCAAAACCGTTTCGATCCATTAACGCCTGGTGGGACAAcgctgattttgaaaaattcgtTTCAAGTTCTTGGAATCTTCTTTCTTCTCTAGGCAAAAATCAGAATCTAGTGTACAAACTGAAAATATTTCGACAGCTTATTAAGGAATGGAATTTGAACGTTTTTGGGAATCAATCTAAGCACATAACTGAGCTGTCTAACCTTATTAATTCTCTTGAAACTGCCCAAGATACAAGAGTTTTAAATAATTCAGAGCTCGAACAGCTTGTTTCATGGAAAAATGAATTATGGAAGGCCGAACAACATATGGACTCGATATGGGCTCAAAAATCTCGCATTAACTGGTATTTGAAAGGAGACAGAAACACTAAGTTTTATCATAGTGTTGCTTCGGTTCATTACCGAAGCAATTTCATTTCTGAAATTGAATCGGACTCTACTGTTTACACGACTCCTACCGATATAAGACTGCACATCAGGAACTATTTCAGCAATCTTTTCTCAAGTAATAATGACTTGAACTTTGATCTTTCAAACCTCCATTTCAAGTCGGTCTCCTCTTCTTATGCTGCCCAGTTGATAAAGCCTTTTACCGAGCTGGAAATCTATAATGCACTTTCCTCTTGTGGTATGTCAAAAGCCCCGGGACCCGACGAGTTTAATTTCTTCTTCTACCGCAAAGCTTGGAGTTATTTGAAGCATGACATTATGAATATGTTCAGTAGTTTTTATAATACTTCTCGTCTGCCCAAAGGTTTAAATTCTTCATTCATGGTCCTCATTCCGAAAGTGACAGGTTCAAATAATCTTAAGGATTACAGACCAATCAGCCTCGTCAATGGTATTTATAAACTTCTCTCAAAGGTCTTGTCCTGTAGATTAGCTCCTATTTTTCCTTCCATTATTTCGGACAATCAAAATGCTTTCATTAAAGGACAGAGCATTCTTGATTGCTCCTTGATTGCTAATGATCTCCTGCATTTAGCAAACAAACGGAAAGATAAGCT CTGGATTCAAAACTGTCTAGCCACGGGTTTTACGTCTGTTTTGGTTAACGGAAGTCCGGTCAGTCCTTTTAGATTGCAGCGCGGGGTTCGTCAAGGAGACCCTATTTCACCGTTTCTTTTTGTCATTGCCTTGGAAAGTCTTAACAGTATTCTGACGAAAGCGATGGATATTGAGCTGATACGGGGGTTCAGTTTCGACGTTAATTCAGCTCCTATTTCGCAACTACAAATTCGCTGA